A window of Clostridium sp. 'White wine YQ' contains these coding sequences:
- the rpmI gene encoding 50S ribosomal protein L35, with the protein MPKMKTHRGAAKRFKKTGTGKLKRAKAFKSHILTKKSSKRKRNLRTTAYVSPAQEKVMKKLLPYL; encoded by the coding sequence ATGCCAAAAATGAAAACTCATAGAGGTGCAGCAAAGAGATTTAAGAAGACAGGTACAGGAAAATTAAAGAGAGCTAAAGCTTTCAAGAGCCATATCTTAACAAAGAAAAGCTCAAAGAGAAAGAGAAATCTTAGAACTACAGCATATGTATCACCAGCACAAGAAAAAGTAATGAAGAAATTATTACCATATCTATAA
- a CDS encoding U32 family peptidase, with the protein MKKVELLAPAGSFESLYAAINNGADAVYLGGDKFSARAYASNFDEENMIKAVDYVHMYGLKIYITINTLLKENEIKEAIKYVKFLYEIGVDGLIIQDLGLFNVVRNILPDFELHASTQMTIHNGDGALFLKEKGFKRIVLSRELSLKEIEYISKELDIETEIFVHGALCVCYSGMCLMSSMIGGRSGNRGRCAQSCRLPYTLKSLNGGKEFKGYLLSPKDICTIEDIKDIISTGTSSLKIEGRMKRPEYVAGVVKEYRKAISEGENKKGKDVLLKLFNREGFSKAYLYKNEGKDMMAYKFPKNTGVLLGRVDEKNQVVLQDDLSLKDGVRIGESGFIVSKIQVNGEQRENAYKGEKAIIFPKQYNRGDELFKTSDTLLLKQLSESYNNIYGKKINLDCIVIFEIGKPIEIIVKYADKTFSEKGEIIQKAEKRPLSKERIIDAIIKSGDNPFKIVNVIFEKYDEGFMPISALNEIRRKVIEKIQAYEISKYKRTLKTSNEITSSRDSKVEVMAPEKLFIVNTKEQLEALLDSGEQNIGVNIYNKSNKGISIEDVKKVKNKDIYLKLPHIIKNEYNQIVKDIEENISLFSGIITSNLGIVKRFNGKINIISDYKSNMFNSNTIRFFKENNVYPYISQELNRKEILNVLGKEKNFGMSVYGKTEVMISEYCPIGSTVGGKSSCNNCSAPCINEEFILRDRMNKDFRVLTDKFCRAYIYNPDTLNLISEMDELKEKGVTSFRFDFIDESKEEVNNILKSINNNSISLSGEYTKGHYRRGVE; encoded by the coding sequence ATGAAAAAAGTAGAATTACTTGCACCAGCTGGAAGTTTTGAAAGTTTATATGCAGCTATTAACAATGGTGCAGATGCTGTGTATTTAGGAGGAGATAAGTTTTCAGCAAGAGCTTATGCCTCTAATTTTGATGAAGAAAACATGATAAAGGCTGTAGACTATGTTCATATGTATGGACTAAAGATATATATTACTATTAACACGCTTTTAAAAGAAAATGAAATAAAAGAAGCAATTAAATATGTTAAGTTTTTATATGAAATTGGAGTAGATGGATTAATAATACAAGATTTAGGCCTATTTAATGTAGTTAGAAATATATTACCTGATTTTGAACTACATGCATCTACGCAAATGACTATACACAATGGTGATGGAGCATTATTTTTAAAAGAAAAGGGATTTAAGAGAATAGTTTTATCAAGAGAACTTTCACTTAAAGAAATTGAATATATATCAAAGGAATTGGATATTGAAACAGAAATATTTGTTCACGGTGCACTATGTGTATGTTACTCAGGAATGTGTTTAATGAGTTCAATGATTGGCGGAAGAAGCGGTAATAGAGGTAGATGTGCCCAAAGTTGTAGATTACCTTATACACTAAAATCTTTGAACGGAGGTAAGGAATTTAAAGGATATCTGCTAAGTCCAAAGGATATCTGTACAATAGAAGATATTAAAGATATCATTTCTACGGGAACAAGTTCTTTAAAAATTGAGGGTAGGATGAAAAGACCTGAATATGTTGCAGGTGTGGTTAAGGAATATAGAAAAGCCATAAGCGAAGGAGAAAATAAAAAAGGTAAGGATGTTTTATTAAAGCTATTTAATAGAGAAGGTTTTTCTAAGGCATATCTATACAAAAATGAAGGAAAAGATATGATGGCATATAAGTTCCCTAAGAATACAGGGGTATTACTTGGAAGAGTAGATGAAAAAAATCAAGTAGTACTTCAAGATGACTTATCTCTTAAGGATGGCGTGCGTATTGGTGAGAGTGGATTTATAGTTTCGAAAATACAAGTTAACGGAGAACAAAGAGAAAATGCATATAAAGGGGAAAAGGCTATAATTTTTCCGAAGCAATATAATAGAGGGGATGAATTGTTTAAGACCTCAGATACTCTATTGTTAAAGCAGTTAAGTGAATCATATAATAATATTTATGGCAAAAAAATAAATCTAGATTGCATTGTTATATTTGAAATAGGAAAGCCAATAGAGATTATAGTAAAGTATGCAGATAAAACTTTTTCAGAAAAAGGAGAAATAATTCAAAAGGCTGAAAAGAGGCCCTTATCCAAAGAGAGAATTATTGACGCTATAATTAAATCTGGTGATAATCCATTTAAAATAGTTAATGTTATATTTGAAAAATATGATGAAGGCTTCATGCCTATTTCTGCATTAAATGAAATAAGAAGAAAAGTAATTGAGAAAATCCAGGCATACGAAATATCAAAGTATAAAAGAACCTTAAAAACTTCTAATGAAATAACTAGTTCTAGGGATTCTAAAGTTGAAGTAATGGCTCCCGAAAAGCTATTCATTGTTAATACTAAGGAGCAACTAGAAGCACTTCTTGATTCTGGAGAACAAAATATAGGTGTTAATATATACAATAAAAGCAATAAAGGAATTTCAATTGAAGATGTAAAAAAGGTTAAGAATAAAGATATTTACTTAAAACTTCCTCATATAATAAAAAATGAATATAATCAAATCGTAAAGGATATTGAGGAGAATATTTCACTATTTAGCGGAATTATTACTTCTAATTTAGGAATAGTTAAAAGGTTTAATGGAAAAATCAATATAATAAGTGATTATAAAAGCAATATGTTTAACTCAAATACTATCAGATTCTTTAAGGAGAACAACGTATATCCATATATTAGTCAAGAATTAAATAGGAAAGAAATTTTAAATGTATTGGGAAAAGAAAAAAACTTTGGGATGAGCGTATACGGCAAAACAGAAGTAATGATATCAGAATATTGTCCAATTGGATCAACTGTTGGAGGAAAAAGCTCTTGTAATAACTGTTCGGCACCATGTATTAATGAGGAATTTATATTAAGAGACAGAATGAATAAAGATTTTAGGGTACTTACAGATAAATTCTGCAGAGCATATATATATAACCCAGATACATTAAATTTAATAAGTGAAATGGATGAGTTAAAAGAAAAAGGAGTTACTAGCTTTAGATTCGATTTTATAGATGAATCTAAAGAAGAGGTAAATAACATACTTAAATCGATTAATAACAACTCAATTTCTCTAAGTGGTGAATATACGAAGGGTCATTATAGAAGAGGAGTTGAATAA
- the ytxC gene encoding putative sporulation protein YtxC translates to MLVLSLAYDGEVNFIEDIQEIRALFKEKNIHLGVSESLEGETHFIKIFCDEEEDKKILNLIQLYISNILYKLVINTYKNKALFEYLNDTFFFLKHDEILEVEDRIMKILNGEEIIKDENSIYCYNRINNIIEKIKICMEENHDININGFITFRMKELALDIEDIIDKVVEKYLVEKEYKEFIKLLKYFVDIQESKIKEVNLIAQDEGIYRIIDESGKDLYEDFLKEIGECKLGSNTNMEDVIISGLITNAPQNIIIHRREFCQNPEFLETIEQVFESRVIYCEGCKSCVSSRVKIKK, encoded by the coding sequence ATGCTTGTTCTTTCTTTAGCATATGATGGTGAAGTGAATTTCATAGAAGATATACAAGAAATAAGAGCCCTTTTTAAAGAGAAAAATATCCATTTAGGTGTTTCAGAGAGTCTTGAAGGAGAGACTCATTTTATAAAGATTTTTTGTGATGAAGAAGAAGATAAGAAGATATTAAATTTAATTCAATTATATATAAGTAATATACTTTATAAGTTAGTAATAAATACGTATAAAAACAAAGCTTTATTTGAATATTTAAATGATACTTTTTTCTTTTTAAAGCATGATGAGATATTAGAAGTTGAAGATAGAATAATGAAAATTCTTAACGGAGAAGAAATAATTAAGGACGAAAATTCTATATACTGTTATAATAGAATAAATAATATAATTGAGAAGATTAAAATATGCATGGAAGAAAATCACGATATAAATATAAATGGATTTATAACCTTCAGAATGAAGGAATTAGCGTTAGATATAGAAGATATTATTGACAAAGTGGTAGAGAAGTACTTAGTTGAAAAAGAATATAAAGAATTTATCAAGCTTCTTAAGTATTTTGTTGATATTCAAGAGAGTAAAATTAAAGAGGTAAATTTAATAGCTCAAGATGAAGGAATTTATAGAATAATCGATGAAAGTGGAAAAGACTTATATGAAGATTTTCTAAAAGAAATTGGCGAGTGTAAACTAGGTAGTAATACAAATATGGAAGATGTTATTATTAGTGGTCTTATAACTAATGCTCCACAAAATATCATTATCCATAGAAGAGAATTTTGCCAAAATCCTGAGTTTCTAGAAACAATTGAGCAAGTATTTGAGAGCAGAGTTATATATTGTGAAGGCTGCAAATCATGTGTTTCTAGTAGAGTGAAAATTAAAAAATAA
- the rplT gene encoding 50S ribosomal protein L20, with product MARVKRAVNARKNHKKVLKLAKGYYGGKSRLFRTANESVIRALRNAYVGRKLKKRDYRSLWIARINAATRINGLSYSKFMNGIKLAGLDINRKMLSEIAINDPKAFADLVEIAKKQING from the coding sequence ATGGCAAGAGTTAAGAGAGCTGTGAACGCTCGTAAGAATCATAAAAAAGTTTTAAAACTTGCAAAAGGATATTACGGTGGAAAAAGCAGACTATTTAGAACAGCTAATGAATCAGTAATTAGAGCATTAAGAAATGCTTATGTAGGAAGAAAGTTAAAGAAAAGAGACTACAGAAGTCTTTGGATAGCAAGAATAAATGCAGCTACAAGAATAAATGGACTTTCATACTCAAAGTTCATGAATGGAATTAAGTTAGCTGGACTTGATATAAATAGAAAAATGTTATCTGAAATTGCTATTAATGATCCAAAAGCATTTGCAGATTTAGTTGAAATAGCAAAAAAACAAATTAACGGATAA
- the zapA gene encoding cell division protein ZapA produces MSSVIVKINGIEYNLKGQEDEKYMKSVAEYVNTKIMELLDKNPKLNQPSATVLAAINISDELYKSDMEYEALAEKYKSIKKENEQLKNEILELNKAKDAIEDLKKETERQKLESKEIEKEYKELRDKNKILFNRNKEISQQLHTYKYKVLDLEKKYMDIQFKLVSEKGKENLLLKNKNKLK; encoded by the coding sequence ATGAGTTCTGTAATAGTTAAAATAAATGGAATTGAATACAACTTAAAGGGTCAAGAAGATGAAAAATATATGAAAAGTGTTGCAGAATATGTTAATACTAAAATCATGGAGTTATTAGATAAGAACCCTAAATTAAATCAACCTTCAGCTACAGTGCTTGCAGCAATAAATATATCAGATGAACTATATAAAAGTGATATGGAATACGAAGCATTAGCTGAAAAATATAAAAGTATAAAAAAAGAAAATGAACAATTAAAGAATGAGATTTTAGAATTAAATAAGGCTAAGGATGCTATAGAAGATTTAAAAAAAGAAACTGAAAGACAAAAGCTAGAAAGTAAAGAGATAGAAAAGGAATATAAAGAGCTAAGAGATAAGAACAAGATATTATTTAATAGGAATAAAGAAATAAGTCAACAGCTTCATACCTATAAATATAAAGTTTTAGATTTGGAAAAAAAGTATATGGATATACAATTTAAACTAGTAAGCGAAAAAGGAAAAGAAAATTTACTTTTAAAGAATAAAAATAAGTTGAAATAA
- a CDS encoding TrmH family RNA methyltransferase: protein MIKIESKENSIFKDAKNLRNRKERKKTGKFLVEGFRFLSEAFKSTCSVDIIFLAENEIEKFNIYFNKDELKNTKIFLLDSKLIQMLCSTEAPQGVVGVVSIKVPEMKQNGFYVLCDQVQDPGNLGTIIRTSHAAGASGVIITKGTVDPYNDKTLRSTMGSIFHIPIIEDMNFEVINRLKNEGYDILASSLDTDKNFFQEDITNNLVICVGNEGNGISDYIYSLSNKLVKIPMPGGAESLNVSTAAAIMIYERIRQNMLKGIEF, encoded by the coding sequence TTGATTAAAATAGAAAGTAAAGAAAATTCTATTTTTAAAGATGCTAAAAATTTAAGAAATAGGAAAGAAAGAAAGAAAACAGGTAAGTTTTTAGTTGAAGGTTTTAGATTTTTATCAGAAGCTTTTAAAAGCACTTGTTCTGTGGACATTATATTTCTTGCGGAAAACGAAATAGAAAAATTTAATATTTATTTTAATAAAGATGAACTAAAAAATACAAAGATTTTTCTATTAGATTCTAAATTGATACAAATGCTATGTTCTACTGAAGCACCTCAAGGTGTAGTAGGTGTAGTTAGTATTAAAGTTCCTGAAATGAAGCAAAACGGATTTTACGTACTATGTGATCAAGTGCAGGATCCAGGAAATTTAGGCACTATTATTAGAACCTCTCATGCTGCAGGAGCATCAGGAGTTATAATCACAAAAGGGACAGTTGATCCATATAATGATAAAACACTTAGATCAACAATGGGTTCAATATTTCATATACCGATTATAGAAGATATGAATTTTGAAGTGATAAATAGGTTGAAAAATGAAGGATACGATATACTTGCTTCAAGTTTAGATACAGATAAAAATTTCTTTCAAGAGGATATAACGAATAATTTAGTAATATGTGTTGGAAATGAAGGTAATGGAATAAGTGATTATATTTATAGTTTATCAAATAAATTAGTTAAGATTCCAATGCCAGGTGGAGCCGAATCATTAAATGTTTCTACAGCTGCAGCAATAATGATTTATGAAAGAATAAGACAAAATATGCTAAAAGGTATTGAATTTTAG
- the pheT gene encoding phenylalanine--tRNA ligase subunit beta: protein MKVPVYWLKDYINIDINGKELGDRLTLSGSKVEEVIISGDEIKNVVTGKIVKIEPHPDAEKLVICQLDVASEELVQIVTGANNMKEGDVVPVALHGAILPNDLKIKKGKLRGVVSNGMMCSEEELGIAGDEPVHGLMILDPKTPLGKDIKDVLGLNKEVIDFEITSNRPDCLSVIGIARETAATLGTSFKMPNLKYSVAKDKNINDELKVTINDSLCRRYLARGVKNVKVAPSPAWMQERLLDAGVRPINNIVDITNFVMLELGQPMHAFDKREISSNHIVIERAKDGEKFTTLDEIERNLDDTMLCIKNGETTIALAGIMGGLDSEIKEDTTEVIFEFANFDGTNIRINSKKLNLRTEASSRFEKDIDPNLALLAADRACSLVEELGCGEIIDGTIDVYQEIKEEKELRVSSSWVNKFLGTQISSEDMKKFLDRLELNTNISGDELVIKVPTFRIDIDIKEDIAEEIARIYGYNNIPMTISTSTTEREPKYRQERLDDLVIETLLSSSINQSISYSFVSPKVFDEINLPKDSVLRNVVKIKNPLGEDYSIMRTTTIPSMMESLKRNYSRNNSYVRLFEIGRTYIPNENENALPKENNILTIGMYGECDYLDLKGVVENILDALGVVKTTLVREIDNVCYHPGKTAALFVGKQKAGVFGEIHPDLLDNYGIDTLGYMAELNLDVLYEASNTIKAYKPLPKFPAVTRDIALLVDDAVLVGEIEDTIRKAGGSLVEKVTLFDIYKGKQIPEGKKSIAYAIAYRDENKTLTDKEVNKVHDKILRSLEYKLGAQLRDN from the coding sequence ATGAAAGTACCAGTTTATTGGCTAAAAGATTATATAAATATAGATATTAATGGAAAAGAATTAGGAGATAGATTAACACTATCTGGTTCGAAGGTTGAAGAAGTAATAATTTCAGGAGATGAAATTAAGAATGTAGTTACAGGGAAAATAGTTAAAATAGAACCACATCCTGACGCAGAGAAGTTAGTAATATGTCAGTTAGATGTAGCGTCTGAAGAACTAGTTCAAATTGTAACAGGGGCAAATAACATGAAAGAGGGAGATGTTGTTCCTGTAGCATTGCATGGTGCAATATTACCTAATGATCTAAAAATTAAAAAAGGTAAGCTTAGAGGTGTTGTTTCAAATGGAATGATGTGTTCGGAAGAAGAATTAGGTATCGCAGGAGATGAACCAGTACATGGTTTAATGATTTTAGATCCTAAAACTCCACTTGGAAAAGATATTAAGGATGTATTAGGCCTTAATAAGGAAGTTATTGATTTTGAGATAACCTCTAATAGACCAGATTGTTTAAGCGTAATCGGAATAGCAAGAGAAACTGCTGCAACATTAGGTACATCATTTAAAATGCCAAACTTAAAATATTCAGTTGCAAAAGATAAAAATATTAATGATGAGCTTAAGGTTACAATAAATGATTCGCTTTGCAGACGCTATCTAGCAAGAGGTGTAAAGAATGTAAAAGTAGCTCCATCACCTGCTTGGATGCAAGAAAGACTACTTGATGCTGGGGTAAGACCTATTAATAATATAGTTGATATAACTAATTTTGTAATGCTTGAGTTAGGTCAACCAATGCACGCTTTTGATAAGAGAGAAATTAGTTCAAATCATATTGTAATTGAAAGAGCAAAGGACGGAGAAAAATTCACAACACTAGATGAGATCGAAAGAAATTTAGATGATACAATGCTTTGCATTAAAAATGGAGAAACTACTATTGCTTTAGCTGGCATTATGGGTGGTTTGGATTCTGAAATAAAAGAAGATACTACTGAAGTAATATTTGAATTCGCAAATTTTGATGGAACCAATATCAGAATAAATTCTAAAAAGTTAAACTTAAGAACAGAAGCATCATCTAGATTTGAAAAAGATATAGATCCTAATTTAGCACTTTTAGCAGCTGATAGAGCATGTTCGTTGGTTGAAGAACTTGGTTGCGGAGAAATAATTGATGGAACTATAGATGTTTATCAAGAAATTAAAGAAGAGAAGGAACTTAGGGTCTCTTCAAGTTGGGTAAATAAGTTCTTAGGAACACAAATATCTAGTGAAGATATGAAGAAATTCTTAGATAGACTGGAATTAAATACAAATATTAGCGGTGATGAACTTGTAATTAAAGTTCCTACTTTTAGAATAGATATAGATATTAAAGAAGATATTGCAGAGGAAATCGCAAGAATATATGGTTATAACAATATTCCTATGACTATAAGTACTAGTACAACTGAAAGAGAACCTAAGTATAGACAAGAAAGACTTGATGATTTAGTTATAGAGACACTTCTTTCATCAAGTATTAATCAATCTATAAGTTATTCATTTGTATCGCCAAAGGTATTTGATGAGATAAATTTACCTAAGGATAGTGTTTTAAGAAATGTTGTAAAGATAAAGAATCCATTAGGTGAAGATTATAGCATAATGAGAACAACTACTATTCCTTCAATGATGGAATCATTAAAAAGAAACTATTCAAGAAACAATAGCTATGTAAGATTATTTGAGATCGGCAGAACCTATATACCTAATGAAAATGAGAATGCATTACCTAAGGAAAATAATATTTTAACTATAGGAATGTATGGAGAATGTGATTATCTAGATCTTAAGGGAGTAGTAGAAAACATACTTGATGCTTTAGGAGTTGTGAAAACTACATTAGTAAGAGAAATTGATAATGTTTGTTATCATCCAGGTAAAACAGCTGCACTTTTCGTTGGAAAGCAAAAGGCAGGAGTTTTTGGAGAAATTCATCCAGACTTATTAGATAACTATGGTATAGATACTCTAGGATATATGGCTGAATTAAATTTAGATGTACTATATGAAGCATCAAATACAATAAAAGCATATAAACCACTTCCAAAATTCCCTGCAGTTACTAGAGATATTGCATTATTAGTTGATGATGCTGTATTAGTTGGAGAAATTGAAGATACAATTAGAAAAGCAGGTGGAAGCTTAGTTGAGAAAGTAACACTATTCGATATCTATAAAGGTAAACAAATACCTGAAGGTAAGAAAAGTATAGCTTATGCTATTGCCTATAGAGATGAAAATAAAACCTTAACTGATAAAGAAGTAAATAAGGTACATGATAAGATATTAAGAAGCTTAGAATATAAATTAGGGGCACAGTTAAGAGATAATTAA
- the infC gene encoding translation initiation factor IF-3, producing MPSFYCFLWVYLSEVNNINKNFAVNEEIREKEVRVIADDGEQLGVISTKEALRIAEEKDLDLVMISPTANPPVCKIMDLGKYIYEQSKKEKEAKKKQNVINLKEVRMSPTIEEHDINIKANNARKFLDDGDKVKITVRFRGREADYSHVGRKILDNFFSKLEEVSVIEKAAKLEGRNMTMILAPKKV from the coding sequence ATGCCGTCCTTTTATTGTTTTTTATGGGTATATTTATCGGAGGTGAACAATATTAATAAGAATTTTGCTGTTAATGAAGAAATTAGAGAAAAAGAAGTTAGAGTTATTGCTGATGACGGTGAACAGTTAGGAGTAATATCTACTAAGGAAGCTTTAAGGATTGCTGAGGAAAAGGACTTAGACTTAGTTATGATTTCACCAACTGCGAATCCACCAGTGTGTAAGATCATGGACTTAGGAAAGTACATCTATGAACAATCTAAAAAAGAAAAAGAAGCTAAGAAAAAGCAAAACGTTATTAATTTGAAAGAAGTAAGAATGAGTCCAACAATTGAGGAACACGACATTAATATTAAAGCAAATAATGCGCGTAAGTTCTTAGATGATGGAGATAAAGTAAAGATTACCGTAAGATTTAGAGGAAGAGAAGCTGATTATTCACACGTAGGTAGAAAAATACTAGATAACTTCTTCTCAAAATTAGAAGAGGTTAGTGTGATAGAAAAAGCAGCTAAGTTAGAGGGCCGTAATATGACAATGATTTTGGCTCCAAAGAAAGTGTAA
- a CDS encoding DUF6873 family GME fold protein, producing the protein MNIAFVDYRTSDEEMTNLSKYVDNIISVPKFSKLYSAIDGHPDIQLSLTNSEDFSLIVNKDIDLAFLDQLNNLDIKFKLSNGFIGSAYPENISLNAIVLKDYLIHNLKYTDFSLLDFSKDKVKINIKQGYAKCSTVILREKALITSDKGIYKTLIKYGFDILLLNPGDILLPGLNYGFIGGATGLLSSNKLGIFGDLSYYNQGNEVLKFLKKYDIEPISLRKGPLVDRGSLFTLS; encoded by the coding sequence ATGAATATAGCTTTTGTCGACTATAGAACTTCTGATGAAGAAATGACTAACCTATCAAAATATGTAGATAATATAATAAGTGTTCCAAAATTTTCTAAATTGTATAGTGCTATTGATGGTCATCCAGATATTCAGCTTTCATTAACTAATTCAGAAGATTTTTCATTAATTGTTAATAAGGATATAGATTTAGCTTTTTTAGACCAATTAAATAACCTAGATATTAAATTCAAACTTTCTAATGGATTTATAGGTTCAGCGTACCCAGAAAATATTTCTTTAAATGCTATAGTTCTAAAAGACTATTTAATTCATAATCTAAAGTATACAGACTTTTCCTTATTAGATTTTTCAAAAGATAAAGTAAAAATAAATATAAAACAAGGATATGCTAAGTGCTCTACAGTAATCTTAAGAGAGAAAGCTTTAATTACCTCTGATAAAGGAATTTATAAAACTTTAATAAAATATGGTTTTGATATACTTCTATTAAATCCAGGTGATATTCTTCTTCCAGGTTTGAACTATGGATTCATTGGGGGGGCGACTGGGCTATTATCTTCTAACAAACTTGGCATTTTCGGTGATTTATCTTATTATAATCAAGGGAATGAGGTTCTAAAATTCTTGAAAAAATATGATATTGAACCTATAAGTCTCAGAAAAGGACCCTTAGTAGATCGTGGGTCTCTATTCACTTTATCTTAA
- the pheS gene encoding phenylalanine--tRNA ligase subunit alpha → MKDKLVEIKEAALAELKNAKISSEVENLRVKFLGKKGELTSILRGMGGLSAEERPLIGKLANEVRAEIETKLEEVTKVIKEKEKNEKIANEVIDITMPGKKNTIGKRHPLDLTLESMKEIFISMGFTIEDGPEVELDHYNFEALNIPKNHPARSEQDTFYINDSLVLRTQTSPVQIRVMEKQTPPIKMISPGKVYRSDAVDATHSPIFYQMEGLVIDKGITFADLKGTLELFAKKMFGDKVQTKFRPHHFPFTEPSAEMDATCFVCQGEGCRVCKGSGWIELLGCGMVHPQVLRNCGIDPEVYSGFAFGFGVDRMVMLKYGIDDIRLLYESDMRFLNQF, encoded by the coding sequence ATGAAAGATAAGTTAGTTGAAATAAAAGAGGCTGCTTTAGCTGAATTAAAAAATGCAAAAATTTCATCAGAAGTTGAAAATTTAAGAGTAAAGTTTCTTGGAAAAAAAGGAGAATTAACTTCTATTTTAAGAGGAATGGGGGGGCTTTCAGCTGAGGAAAGACCACTTATTGGTAAACTCGCAAATGAAGTAAGAGCTGAGATTGAAACAAAACTAGAAGAAGTTACAAAAGTAATTAAAGAGAAAGAAAAAAATGAAAAAATAGCTAATGAAGTTATTGATATAACAATGCCAGGTAAGAAAAATACTATTGGAAAAAGACATCCTTTAGATTTAACATTGGAATCAATGAAGGAAATCTTTATATCAATGGGATTTACAATAGAAGATGGTCCGGAAGTTGAATTAGATCATTATAATTTTGAAGCTTTAAATATTCCAAAGAATCATCCAGCTAGAAGTGAACAAGATACTTTTTACATTAATGATTCATTAGTTTTAAGAACTCAAACGTCTCCAGTACAAATAAGAGTTATGGAGAAGCAAACACCTCCGATTAAGATGATATCACCTGGAAAAGTATATAGAAGTGATGCAGTAGATGCTACACATTCACCTATATTTTATCAAATGGAAGGTTTGGTTATAGATAAAGGAATCACATTTGCAGATTTAAAAGGTACATTAGAATTATTTGCAAAGAAGATGTTTGGTGATAAGGTGCAAACTAAATTTAGACCTCACCATTTCCCATTTACAGAACCATCAGCTGAAATGGATGCTACATGCTTTGTATGTCAAGGAGAAGGATGCAGAGTTTGTAAAGGTTCAGGTTGGATAGAGTTACTTGGATGTGGAATGGTTCATCCTCAAGTTTTAAGAAATTGTGGAATTGATCCTGAGGTATATAGTGGATTTGCGTTTGGTTTCGGAGTAGATAGAATGGTTATGCTTAAATATGGCATAGATGACATTAGACTTCTATATGAAAGTGATATGAGATTTTTAAATCAGTTCTAG